In one window of Gossypium arboreum isolate Shixiya-1 chromosome 4, ASM2569848v2, whole genome shotgun sequence DNA:
- the LOC108458015 gene encoding 60S ribosomal protein L17-2 codes for MVKYSKEPDNPTKSCKARGSDLRVHFKNTRETAFAIRKLPLVKAKRYLEDVMAHKQAIPFRRFCGGVGRTAQAKNRHSNGQGRWPVKSAKFILDLLKNAESNAEVKGLDVDALHISHIQVNQAQKQRRRTYRAHGRINPYMSSPCHIELILSEKEEPVKKEPETQLAASKSKKSPASS; via the exons ATG GTGAAGTATTCGAAGGAACCCGATAATCCCACCAAAT CCTGCAAGGCAAGGGGCTCTGATCTTAGGGTTCATTTCAAG AACACAAGGGAGACAGCTTTCGCCATTAGAAAGTTGCCATTGGTTAAGGCTAAAAGGTATTTGGAGGATGTTATGGCCCACAAGCAAGCCATACCATTCCGACGCTTTTGTGGTGGTGTTGGACGTACAGCACAAGCAAAGAACAGGCATTCTAACGGACAAGGTCGCTGGCCTGTAAAATCAGCAAAGTTCATTCTAGATTTGCTGAAGAATGCTGAGAGTAATGCCGAG GTTAAGGGTTTAGACGTCGATGCACTCCATATTTCTCACATCCAGGTTAACCAGGCCCAAAAACAAAGACGTCGTACTTACCGAGCTCATGGAAGAATCAACC CTTACATGTCCTCTCCTTGCCACATTGAGTTGATTTTGTCCGAGAAGGAAGAACCTGTCAAAAAAGAG CCTGAGACTCAATTGGCAGCGAGCAAGTCCAAGAAGTCCCCAGCTTCTTCTTGA
- the LOC108457758 gene encoding small ribosomal subunit biogenesis GTPase RsgA 1, mitochondrial, translating into MPITSFSLFRSRLPAITTVLRRHSPPYRHLFIVSAKQTPSNPRQNVSKKPQPNKNLLKAKHTFKDYSSLAPVLAPNETPSLSDSQAVGAVAASQANFMRVIVQREPEDGMKTGLELLCVVRAVLKKIKRRVLVGDKVVVGSIDWVERRGVIENVFQRSSEIVDPPVANVDRLLVLFSMEQPPVEPFMLTRFLVEAESYRIPLTLALNKTELVDEETLFAWKNRLRSWGYEPVFCSVETKNGLDSLAFYLRDQTTVIVGPSGVGKSSLINVLRSDHRAPDSLEGDNLFDPISGSKWFEDQRVGEVSTRSGRGKHTTRHVSLLPLLGGGYVADTPGFNQPSLLKVTKQSLAQAFPEIRKMVKDSEPAKCSFNDCLHLGEPGCIVKGDWERYPYYFQLLDEIRIREEFQLRTFGTKREGDVRYKVGDMGVQQAEPRLEPKKHRRQSRKRINQSLLDELDELEDDDDSLDLENDPIIRAIENENQ; encoded by the exons ATGCCAATCACTTCATTTTCACTGTTCCGCAGCCGTTTACCCGCCATAACCACCGTTCTCCGCCGTCACTCACCACCCTACCGCCACCTCTTTATCGTCTCCGCCAAACAGACCCCTTCCAATCCAAGACAAAACGTATCCAAGAAACCCCAACCCAACAAGAATCTCCTCAAGGCTAAACACACCTTCAAAGATTACTCCTCCTTAGCTCCCGTCCTTGCCCCTAATGAAACTCCATCTCTTTCCGATTCTCAAGCCGTCGGCGCCGTTGCCGCTTCCCAAGCCAATTTCATGCGGGTCATAGTTCAACGGGAACCGGAGGATGGTATGAAAACTGGGTTGGAGTTGCTTTGTGTGGTGAGGGCAGTTTTGAAGAAGATAAAGAGGAGGGTTTTGGTTGGGGATAAGGTGGTGGTTGGTTCGATTGATTGGGTGGAACGGCGTGGGGTTATTGAGAATGTGTTTCAACGGAGTTCTGAGATTGTTGATCCGCCGGTTGCTAATGTCGATCGCTTGCTCGTGCTTTTCTCTATGGAACAGCCGCCGGTGGAGCCGTTTATGCTTACGAGATTCTTGGTTGAAGCTGAGTCTTATAGGATTCCACTCACGCTTGCTTTGAACAAAACGGAACTCGTTGATGAAGAG ACTCTTTTCGCATGGAAGAATAGGTTGCGAAGCTGGGGCTATGAACCGGTCTTTTGCAGTGTTGAGACCAAAAACGGACTTGATTCTCTTGCATTTTACTTGAGGGATCAGACAACTGTAATTGTTGGTCCTAGTGGGGTTGGGAAATCAAGCCTTATCAATGTTCTTCGAAGTGATCACCGCGCTCCTGATTCCCTTGAAGGAGATAATTTGTTTGATCCT ATTTCAGGCAGCAAGTGGTTTGAAGATCAGAGGGTTGGGGAGGTCTCGACAAGAAGTGGCAGAGGGAAACACACTACGCGACATGTTTCGTTGCTTCCACTATTGGGAGGGGGCTATGTTGCCGATACTCCGGGGTTTAATCAACCCAGCTTGTTGAAAGTGACAAAGCAATCTCTTGCACAAGCTTTTCCCGAG atTCGGAAAATGGTAAAAGACAGTGAACCTGCAAAATGCTCATTCAATGATTGCTTACATCTTGGTGAACCTGGGTGCATTGTGAAAGGGGATTGGGAAAGATATCCATACTATTTCCAACTTCTCGATGAGATCCGAATCAGAGAGGAATTTCAGTTGAGGACATTCGGGACCAAGAGAGAAGGTGATGTCAG GTACAAAGTGGGAGATATGGGTGTTCAGCAAGCTGAACCTCGATTGGAACCGAAGAAACATCGAAGGCAATCGCGGAAAAGGATTAATCAGTCGTTATTAGATGAATTAGATGAACTTGAGGATGATGATGATAGCTTAGACTTAGAAAATGACCCAATTATTAGAGCAATAGAGAATGAAAACCAGTAG
- the LOC108459993 gene encoding flavonoid 3',5'-methyltransferase-like — MAVSSLNNKSLIVHGPILEYILEENAYPKEHEQLKELREITVKKYEKKSVMNVPVDEAQFLSMLLKIMNAKKTMEIGVFTGYSLLATALALPDDGQITAIDLDIEAYETGLPFIQKAGVEHKINFIQSDAFVVLNDLINGEEKSSFDFIFVDAQKEDYMKFHEKVMELVKMGGIIAYDNTLWLGSVAYKQHEYEKHSEMPESVWRNRDYVIQFNSFLASNPQIESSLLSIGDGLTLCRRLY, encoded by the exons ATGGCAGTCTCGAGCTTGAATAACAAGTCCCTCATCGTTCACGGCCCTATTTTAGAG TACATCTTAGAGGAAAATGCATACCCAAAAGAGCATGAGCAACTCAAGGAATTAAGAGAAATTACTGTCAAGAAGTATGAAAAAAA GAGTGTCATGAACGTGCCTGTTGACGAAGCGCAGTTCTTATCCATGCTTTTAAAGATCATGAATGCGAAGAAGACAATGGAGATTGGAGTTTTTACCGGTTATTCTCTTCTTGCGACGGCCCTCGCATTGCCCGATGATGGTCAG ATAACAGCAATTGATTTGGACATTGAAGCATATGAAACTGGATTGCCATTCATACAAAAAGCTGGAGTTGAGCATAAGATTAATTTCATTCAATCAGATGCCTTTGTGGTTTTGAATGACCTTATCAATGGT GAAGAAAAATCGAGCTTCGATTTCATATTCGTGGATGCCCAAAAGGAGGATTACATGAAATTTCATGAGAAAGTGATGGAATTGGTGAAAATGGGAGGAATTATAGCTTATGATAACACTTTATGGCTTGGGTCAGTCGCTTACAAACAACACGAATACGAGAAACACAGTGAAATGCCTGAATCTGTGTGGAGAAATAGGGATTATGTGATTCAATTTAATAGCTTCTTAGCATCTAATCCTCAAATTGAATCCTCTCTTCTTTCAATTGGTGATGGCCTAACCCTTTGTAGGCGCCTATATTAG
- the LOC108457783 gene encoding proteasome subunit beta type-5-like codes for MKLDTTGMESAAPVWGSHNELVDGFSAAPSFELPNTTDFDGFQKEAIQMVKPAKGTTTLAFIFKEGVMVAADSRASMGGYISSQSVKKIIEINPYMLGTMAGGAADCQFWHRNLGIKCRLHELANKRRISVTGASKLLANILYSYRGMGLSVGTMIAGWDETGPGLYYVDNEGGRLKGMRFSVGSGSPYAYGVLDNGYRYDMSVEEAAELARRAIYHATFRDGASGGVASVYYVGPNGWKKLSGDDVGELHYRYYPVMPSTIEQEMAEVTGA; via the exons ATGAAGCTTGACACCACCGGTATGGAATCGGCGGCGCCGGTTTGGGGTTCTCATAATGAACTTGTTGATGGGTTTTCGGCTGCACCGTCATTCGAGCTCCCAAATACTACTGAT TTTGATGGGTTTCAAAAAGAAGCTATTCAAATGGTGAAACCTGCTAAAGGAACCACCACACTTGCCTTTATTTTCAAGGAAGGTGTAATGGTTGCTGCTGATTCTAGAGCTAGCATGGGAGGCTATATAT CATCGCAGTCAGTGAAGAAAATTATTGAAATCAATCCATACATGCTTGGAACAATGGCTGGTGGAGCTGCTGACTGCCAGTTTTGGCACAGAAATCTGGGAATCAAG TGCCGGCTGCATGAATTGGCAAACAAACGTAGAATTTCTGTTACAGGTGCATCAAAACTGTTGGCAAACATTCTCTATTCTTACCGTGGAATGGGACTATCAGTTGGAACCATGATTGCTGGATGGGATGAAACG GGTCCCGGACTATACTACGTGGACAATGAAGGGGGAAGGTTAAAAGGAATGCGTTTCTCTGTTGGGTCGGGTTCACCATATGCTTACGGTGTGCTGGATAATGG CTATCGGTATGACATGTCAGTTGAAGAGGCAGCAGAGTTGGCTCGAAGAGCTATTTATCATGCCACATTCCGAGACGGAGCCAGTGGTGGTGTCGCCAGCG TTTATTACGTGGGACCGAATGGCTGGAAGAAGCTATCAGGCGATGACGTTGGAGAACTTCACTATAGATACTATCCGGTGATGCCGAGCACGATAGAACAGGAGATGGCCGAAGTAACTGGAGCCTAA
- the LOC108458342 gene encoding flavonoid 3',5'-methyltransferase-like produces MADWTKKTILRNEALQKYIYETSAYPKEHEQLKELREATVQKYNDLSVMNVPVDEAQFLTMLLKLMNAKKTLEIGVFTGYSLLTTALTLPEDGKVIAIDPDKEAYEVGASFIKKAGMQHKIEFFPSDAFLVLDDLIKNGEEGSFDFVFVDAYKSDYLKFHELTLKLVKVGGIVAYDNTLWYGSVAQSEKEVVEDLIKRYRNFVIEFNSFIAADPRVESSILSIGDGLTLCRRLY; encoded by the exons ATGGCGGATTGGACTAAGAAGACCATCCTTAGAAACGAAGCTCTTCAAAAG TATATCTATGAAACAAGTGCTTATCCCAAAGAGCACGAGCAATTGAAGGAATTGAGAGAAGCAACTGTTCAAAAGTATAATGATTT gagCGTTATGAATGTACCTGTGGACGAAGCCCAGTTCTTAACCATGCTTTTAAAGCTTATGAATGCCAAAAAAACACTGGAAATTGGGGTTTTCACAGGCTATTCCCTTCTTACTACTGCCCTTACATTGCCTGAGGATGGTAAG GTTATAGCAATTGACCCTGATAAAGAAGCATATGAGGTAGGGGCATCATTTATCAAGAAAGCTGGAATGCAGCATAAGATTGAGTTCTTCCCCTCAGATGCCTTTTTAGTTTTAGATGATCTTATAAAGAAT GGTGAAGAAGGGAGCTTTGATTTCGTATTTGTAGATGCATACAAAAGCGACTACCTAAAATTTCATGAGCTGACGCTGAAATTAGTAAAGGTCGGAGGAATTGTAGCTTACGACAACACGTTATGGTACGGATCAGTTGCGCAATCAGAGAAAGAAGTGGTGGAGGATCTCATTAAGAGGTACCGAAATTTTGTGATCGAATTCAATAGCTTTATTGCAGCCGATCCTCGAGTCGAGTCATCAATACTTTCCATTGGCGATGGACTCACCCTCTGCAGGCGTCTCTATTAG